The Panicum hallii strain FIL2 chromosome 5, PHallii_v3.1, whole genome shotgun sequence genome contains the following window.
tttCCAGAACTACATACCAAACTTCCTATATTAGCCAATAACTCttttccagatcagagtgggagacgaatcaggtgtaccagcttcggccaggccttgtacagtcttcctggtaACAAGTTGAATCCCACAGATGCCTCAAGCTAGTTTAAGATATTCTACCGAGGCCTGGACGACCCAATCTTCCTCCCTTATATAGATTCTGAGATTTTTGAGAACCCAGTCGCCTTCAGATTGGCtgactttgccgatgatgatagcactcggcatttatactctatcatgattcgcccttgcttccttccagttggcataagcacctccaacagaatcatcaagccaggttatgagttttaccagccggttgtagcagcccagcaatttggtcttgggcaagttcctccccacttcttcctccACTATCTAATAATAAGTAGGACTGATCTGCCCGATATTCTCACCAGCTAGAGATGCTATAGCCTATTTACTGATCTTCACATCCCAATCCCTGTCGACTTATCATTCCCTCTTCGGCCATCGGCTTCGAGAACTagtggtcaatgtggaagacttATGTCTTCCGGAAAGCCTTGGGACCAATGCTGTAGCAGATTgacgctgagtatgaagcccctgaaGAATAGTTATTACAATCAGTTCAGTACTTCTTCATGACTCCGCTTAACCCCTTCTCTAATTCTGTTTGTTttctctgcagcaggaggatggttcggagcccaagaatgatgatggctccactttcaagttcTTGCCAGTTACCCCCATAGTCCTCTTTGGCAGGAACGCACCTCCCCATCAAAGGTCATAATGCAGATCCAGCCTGATTTTGCAAAATCAGCCTCCAAGCGAAAGCGAGCCTCAGACATTGCCGCCCCCCAAGCCCAAACTAAGGCAAGGAAGATGACTGTTAGGAAGATTCGGAAGGAAGCTGGACCATCTTCTACCAATCAAGAAGCTCCGAATGTCAACTAGGTTTGGGTTGTCTTTTATATAATTGGTCCTCTAAACATGTATACTTCGACTtaattgctctttccttgcttgcaggtTGATATCGTGGATATTTCTAGCGGGGAAGAGCAAGCGCACCAAGAAGACCCAACTCTAGAAGCTCCAGAGAACCCTATGACAGTAGTCAACCCCTTGGTCAACTTCTAGGATCTGATCCAGAGTCTTGCAACAACAGTCGACACTCTGGTCAACCTTTAGgagctgcaggagccgattgtcacctcatCAACCATCAATCCTTCTCCAGAAAGGGTgcatctgcaggagccgatcgccACCTCATCGGCTATCGATCCTCCTCTAGAAAGGGTgagtctgcaggagccgatcatcacctcatcggctatcaatccttctcCAGAACAGGTGTGTTATTCCTCTGAGCCGTTTGCATCTTCCTTCCCTATACCGTATTAATTCTCTATCTTCTTTCAGGGTCTAAACCTCTCGGAGTTGCTCTCATTTGACCCTGCATCCGTCGGCTCGGCCATACTCGAAGTAGATGACCATCAACCACAGCCGACCGGTGTTGCTAGCCAACTCCTTCGCATAAAGGGCCTGCTATCGGTTCCAATTGATGCTTTGGTCCAGGATTCCAACGAAGTAAGgcaaattcttgaggagatcaggcCCCAACTCATGGAAgaccttcagatcaagctctggctAACCGGACATCTCCCTTTCTTTTGGGCAAAGGTAGAAAAGGCTCGGCACAGGATTGAAGCCTGTCGCTCACAAGCCCCCTTGAAAGCTGATATTGCTGAGAGGTGTCAACTACTTAACAAGAAGAAGGCAGCTTTGGACACCAAGACTGACACTTCTGCACATTCTCAAAGGCTTCATCTTCTGGAGAAGTAGTTTgaagacctcaaggcaaaggtccgggcaaccgagcagcgcatccaggaagagaagaaTCTCATTGCCAGCTCCAAACGAGAAGCAGAGGACCTGACTTCCCAGCTGAAGACAGAACTCGCAGAGCTGAGCATTTTGAGTCTGCAGGTAGTGTCAGGTgaggacaaggacgatgaagcagtgattgctgaaacTGATCGCGTCCGCCTTGAggctattgcagccattgacaAGTTCCTTTAGTAGACTATTTTGTAATCACCTCTTGTAGCCCGTTGTCTTTCAAAACTGCATGTATTCaaattaaaattctaaattcgatggttgtacatcggctatttgaccaactcagtGCATTGGgtacaaaatatttttttttataTATGCGGGCCGACTGTTTTCCTTGTGTCCAGCCTGATACATAACATCAGCTTTCACTTGCACGGGCCATCTGAACGCATCGGCTCACAGCTTGATGCATAGCATCGGCTTTCACTTGGACGGGCCAACTGAATGCATCGGCTTACAGCCTGATGTGTAGCATCGGCTTCAAtgcccatcatcccacatacttgggaaatatcTTTTGAGATGTTGACCCTTGACcgccactggaaacttgacgccatctaactcctcaagcatatatgcgttcccaggtaggacttggtcaactctataaggcccatgccaatttgaaGACCATTTGtcatacgctgcatccttagtcccaatggtagcaccgcttcccaaactagatctccaacttgaaattcctttggcttgattttcttgttgtacgcgcgggctaccttggccttattttctttgattttctcaagtgaccaaagtctgagctccgtaaggtcctcaacattgtcgttcatcagagcaacatattcttcagctgctaggttattttggaactctatgcaTCTCGAGCCGACCGTAATCTCCCATGataatacagcctcctgtctatacaccaggtgataaggagaagtttttgttgctccgtggcacGAAATACGGTATTGTTGTCGGTCGAAatccgccggcgagcagcgacaggcaacacgaggagccgggaggcttccgggagtgctggtgggccctggtccctcggtcaacagcccGAAATCCAGCACACATCCTAGCGTtcgggttgctaggcgtgccacctgaccttgtacctgatcaggaaggtgttatatgttagtttcctgcatgcacagacacatatAAATATTAGTTTGAACCATGATCGGCTTATCGGGTGACCCcctatatcggctgtaaagagctgaTTGTGTTCAGTActagatcggatctataaaacAAAGCAAGTATATCCGATGATAGCATAAATCTTGCCCTGTGACCACttagctaatccaatctacgatgattGAAGCCTTCACTGCATAtccggaacatcctacatgtaattgagcctaacagatatggaagataacgaaacaacaacctaaatagaggcctaaaaaccaactgaaagccaattcccggaacaatcccttttttaGCTATCATAAAGcgccaaacatactgccggaacattcaacccgtttgaagggcctaatcatgcagatattaagctaaatcttcgataaacaaagattaaccataacagattagatctactaaacaaaacAAAGCAAGAAACTACCCTTgtacccgagatcgggcacaaTGACAGCCGAACGTTTACGAGAAACAAGCAAagcacgattaaagcatggaagagccgatgctactctataaacgttaagataactagtgctactcgccatcaacaacgcttcagaacgagaaacacaaaaggtGGATAAGCAGGGACGATGCACGgggtgatcggggctgcatggcacttacccgagaaaaccctagaacaggggtggcgattcACCGAGAGTTGGTGGTGAACGATTGATTGATTCTATTTGATTATTCAAGGTACattttatagtccggagacttgccttccctaaccaatcctaactaaacacgagatgaatcttggctatctctatctaaactatttaaacacacatacctatctagatacatggccaaccttagcctcaaacacctgcacaaggtccgattcgcaagcccactatgactaccctttgagcccatcttgcttctcggcccacctttctggccaaCCTGAATTATGgcaataacacatgccccctggtttcggcaatagtTATTCCAAAACCATTTCCTTTTAATCGCCCCGCCTCTTCAaaggggatgtgactgctctgcatcagactccttggaaaccgctaTGGTGCCAATTCATCTTCCACTCTGTCTTTATAAACCTGCCCCCGGTAACTTTCTTTTTCTCATCCctttccttcagccattagcaaccataCTTGATTCAATTTTCCCCTTCTCGTAATGGCttattcctcttcctctgcttcccccgCCATTTCCTTCAAATCCGAGTCCACTCGAGAACCCACTCCAGAATACGACCCCATAGCCGCCTAAGAAGTTCATGCCGCCCTGCACTAGGATGTAGAAGAATGGGACTTCCAGTcctggtcagaggacgacgagtccctgaccgacggcgaagacctccacctcctcctcggtggtgagctggaggaagatgacgaagacgacgcatcctgggaagaagacttcttctcctcctcggaagaagaagccgattcctcATAAACCAAGGAGGACTCGGTAGCAGGAGGCTTCCTCCTTGGCGGATCGTTGGAGGATGACAATGACAATGATGACGACGAAGAAACCGAAGATAATAGTGatttcagcagcaacagcagtgGAGACGATGGCAGCGACATCGACGGCAGTGACATTAGCATGGCCCCACCGACCAAGCGCCGCCGAACCTCCAGCatctactggtggtagactgtagaATTTAGCCaatagatcggctctaggagcaatcggctccccttttgtactcacccccaTCGTAAATAAACTCTTTTATTTCAACCGCAATTTGTTAAGAGACCGATCtgttaagagccgatggcaacgcatcggtttcTTTCCTCAAAAatgccgatccggatctaagTCAATTTTTccaattcatttcattttccgtTTAAATCCGGAACCTTCCCCAAAACAGATCTCCgaagattccccgaatccaagttattctccaaaatccttccgctcataaaccctaaccgcaaaAACTTGAACCAgagcctttagagcacaaactCGTACTTGCACCGCTAACCCTAGATCTAGTTCCCAGATTCTTGATCTTTGGGGTTTCCGATGGCGGGATCTTCGAATGCTGATGCGGGTGTCTTCggcctgaaggtaaaactccgacctttaCTAATTTAATGCAGCGATTACTAGATCCCTTGCATCATTAAATGATCCTTCTTCGGTTGTCTGGTTTTTGtggattcttcaggtttcagacattctcttgccgcatccttcttcccccaatccTTTTTGCttcgggcctcgttcttacgagaaacccatagatctgatttcttgcgAGGCTAATCGAATTCCATTCGTAAGCCAAGACATAGACTTAGATTCTTGGGCCGACAGCctgcgtgcctggccaaatcctcccgagggctgggtgacctggtataacagagtagcgaagacctaccagcccacatgggactccatagggatagccgatgctctgtctttgtctctatcccctcttgaaaagaacgagaaccttctgaagaccatcggctacttttggtctgaTGCTTTGAACTGCTTTCTTTTTGGACATggaccgatgactccaaccctcctggATGTGGTGATGATCACTGGTCTGGACATCTCATCAACCTGCCCCTCTACCTACAGACTGTCCGAAGTTCCCTTCAAGTTATCCTCCAaaacagagtgcacaaactggggtgcatacctgAACCAGTGCCTAAAGACCAAAGGCCCTGTAACAGAGAGGGAACACACAACCTTCCTGAATCTTTGGTTAGAGCACTTcttattttgcggtccttcccttgccccaaccaagaactatctcccccttgcatatgaactggccaaaggtaatATTGTCAGCCTTGGCAagttgttccttggggaagtctacaGATACCTTCACCTAATGTCCTTGAGCCTgcttacccaaaagaaactAAGGACCGGTGGCCCGTGGTGGTTTATCCAATTGTGGTCTCACCTATACTTTCAGGACTTTATCCCAGACTTCCCTGCTTTGGCTGACAACTCTTTCCCAAATCAGAGTGGGAGGCGGATCAGATGCACCAGCTTCGGCCAAGCTTTATATAGCCTTCCTGGCAGCAAGTTGAATCCCTCACAAGCTTAAAGCTGGTTTAGAATTTTCTATAAGGGCCTGAACAATCCTATCTTCCTCCTCTATACCGATTCTAAAATTTTTGAGAATCCGGTCACCTTCTGGTTGGCTGATTTTGCTGATGATGACGGCACTCGGCATCTATATTCTATCATGATCCGCCCTTGCCTccttccagtcggcatgagcacctccaaccggatcatcaagCCAGGATATTAATTCTATCAGCCGGTCATAGCAGCTTGGCAGTTCGGCCTTAGGCAAGTTCCTCCTCACTTCTTTCTTCATTATTTGACAACCAACAGAACCGATCTGCCCGACACTGTCACCACTCAGAGATGTTACAGCCTGTTTTCAGACcttctcatcccaatccctATTGACCTATCGttcacttcttcggccattgACTTTGAGaactggtggtcaatgtggaagactcatgtcttccggaaagccctgggaccgatgctgcagcagatccatgctgaGTACGAAGCCCCCGATGAGGAGGTATTACCATCAATCCAATGTTTTTCTCTTGACTCTGCTTAATTCTTTTTCTGACTCCATTTGCTCTTTCTACAGCAGgaagatggtccggagcccaagaaTGATGATGGCTCCCCTTTCCAGTTTTCACCGGTTGCCCCCGTggtcctttttggcaaaaatgcacctcccccgtcaaaaggtatcatgcggatccagcctggCACCACGAAACTGACTCCCAAGCAGAAATGATCTTCTGATGCTGCGGGCCCCCGAGCCCAAAtcaaggtgaggaagatgatcGTTAGAAAAATTCGGAAGGAAActgggccatcttccaccagtcaagaagctccgatcgcTAGTCAGGTTTGGATCGCCCCTCTTATAATTGAGTGATTCAATTCCAATAATTGTTATTGCCTGCGTATTAACTTACCTTCTCGAGGAAATCGGCAGCGCGCGTCTTGGCCTTGTAAGactccacggcggcggcgcggtagGCCGGCCTCAACGCTAGCGTCTCCTGGTGCCAGACCCTGGATGCGAAGGCGATGAGCGGCCCGCCGGAGACAGACCTGTCGGCGAGTGCGCTCTCCGCCATGGCGCGGATGAACTCGGCGAGCTCATCGCATGACGCCGCGTTGAGCAGGGCGAGGAACTCGTCCAGGGTCTTGCtccctgccccggccgccaccaGGGACAGCGCGTCATAGATGGATAGCAGCGAGAAGACAAAGTTGTCACCGGAGCTGCCGCCCTCGGAGAGCTCCTTCGCCAAGCGGAGGGCGAACAGCGTCAGGCCGGAACCGGCACCCAGCCGGCGGGCCTTCTTGCTTGGCCTCACGTCCGCTTCCTCCATAACGAGATTGTTGTTTCGCGGCGGCGCCTATAGGCTCTTGGAGCGGTGGAAGCGAACAGGAACGGCGGCGTAGGGTTGACCCACATTTATATATATGACTTAAGATCGGTAGTACGCATGTATTCTTACAGACCATACTATGTATGTGTAAACTTTCTCTAAATACAGCAACATGCCACATATGGGTAGAATGCAGGATCAATAAAACATATGCTTGGACTACATATGGAAACATGGTGAGAGACAAGGGAGAGGACTAGAATATCCCCTGCCTCATGTCACCCCCCACGGGCGGAACCCTAGCCACCACCCACCGAGACGCTCCACCCTATCTCCCCTGCCATGATGCCACCGGAGCCGGGCTGTGGGAAGTCCAGGGGCGGTAAGGATGTTTCTTCTCTCTTGCTACCTATTTCCAGCAGCGCCGGCCGGCTCTGGCAGCGGCGGTGCGCGGGTCTGGGGAGGCTGTGGGCGGATTCGGCACTCCCCCAACTAGATAACAAAGTGCCGAGCTCCTCGGCGGCAGATCGTGGTGGCCGTGGGCGGCGCCTGTCACGGTCATGCTGCAAGCTTGTGGCTTAATGGTGGGGTTGTATCTGGAAATCGACCCCGACAGCATGAGGGGGGGACTGAAGCACCATGGTCAGGATGTGTGAGGTTGGCAAGCGGTGACGACGTGCGGTTGCACAATGGTCAAGCTTGAGCTGTGAGCTTGCGGTGGTGGCACGCAAGGGCGGTAAGGTGACAGTGCTTATTAGTGGCTGGTTCTCACTACGCCTAAACAGCAAATAGGAGCAAGCAATCTGAGACAAgcctctaagggcacgtctcagattacagaaagagagacgcgctaaaaatgggggcgcggcgctgcgtggGGTGGGGAAGGGCAAGAGACAAATGCGAGACGGGCCGTGGGAGGGCACGTCTCCGATCATTTTGAGATCTGAGATGCGCCTTAACgtggctcgtctcgcatttattcccacctcaatgcgccgtgggagggccttaaagtaatgcgagacgagccacgttaaggctcgtctcgcatagtaatgcgagacgagccGCGTCTCGCATTGAGGGTGGGCGCGTCTGTAGCATACAATACATTACATATTATTTTGGAATCAATCCGTTGAAACCGAACGAACCGGCTTATATTACATATTAGTAAATCCAgcaatacattacaatgtctcatataatctcacaatacattacaatgtctcGCTAAATCCGGCAATTATTATTACAATTAATTATTACATAGAAATTAAATCAGGCAATGGCTCTGGCTTAGGAGCGCGGGCAGCTTCGCGAGCTGAATCATCCTCCTTGCCCCTGTAAGCGTTGTTGGTCCCTGAGTTACAGCAGTTTAGGGTGACATTGGTTGAACAGTcgctgcaggggaggcagccgccgaagcagctaaacagcttcgaccaGGTCGGGAATTTCATCCTGGACCAGCTCGTGTTTCATGGGTGTGAGACAATAGAAATCGATAGAGTACTACCACTAAAGCAAAGAAAGAAAAGCTTCCTCCGTGGGTTTCGTGGGTTTGACGCAGATTCAGGCAGAATGCGACGATTCCAACAAATACATGCAACAATGGGGGGTacccgtgtcgcagatctgcggctgctggtggagaagcccggggatgttggtggtgaagggagctgtggtccccgtgtcgcagatccgcggctggtggtggagaagcccgctggaggaggcgccgcagatCTACCGGTGTCGACCGCTGTGATCTCCGAAGCGGTGCactccgggagcgcggcggtctcggaggatgcgccgaggagggtgatgccgagcgTCGTTGTCTCCAgcacgctggggagggggattttggtggtggcgaggtcctcggtctccgggacgctggggagggggatttcagCCGTGGTCATCTCGTTCAGCAGTACATCTCGTGACTATAATTTTCTATCGATAAATAGCCGCGACGCGTCTCGCTTTACTTTACTGAGACAAATGGGAGACGTGCCATTGGAAGGCGCGTCTCAGATCGcgcagatgggagacgcgccattGGATGgaacgtctcagatcatgcgggCTTGAGTTCGCCATCGGCCAGGCGCTCGGCGTCTCGCTTacaaatgggagacgcgccgctggaaggcgcgtctcagatcatgcagatgggagacgcgccattGGATGGAACATCTCAGATCAtgcggatgggagacgcgccactggatggctcgtctcagatcatgggcgtcttgcattttttcccacctcagacaagacccgcctgggggtctggaggtccgaacaagctgtccgaacttgcagtctgatactttggtggtgcggctgggtggatctggggaaagtggtgctggcggatgtgcggctgggtggatctgccgcggcgggcggtggagatctcgtggggagcgtgccgcggcgggcggctggagcACGATCGTGCCTCTTCTTGCTGTCGTGTGTCGCGGGGGCAGTGGCAAGGTACCTCCGACATGATATCGATTATTTTGGGCCAATAAAATTTAGCGCAACTCTAGATCTAAATGACCGTCGTACTTGATATTTTTTCTAGCACATGATATCATGTCATTTGCCATCTAACAATATTTGACTTAAACACTAGTTGTGCATGGCCTCAAACTATGAGAATCCTAACGTTTTGATTTCATATTCTATATAGATGTCGTATCGGCGTTGGATGTATGGTCCATGCCTTTGCAAGGAGTTTATGGATGGTGTTGAAGCCTTCATTAAGAACGCAaagaaagatatggtggacaatggtatacagtatctctattgcccatgcaaaaattgcaaaaatgagaAGCGATATCTTCAAGAGCACGTGTTGAAATCACACTTGATCAAACGTGGATTCATGGAGGATTATCGATGTTGGAATAAACACGGTGAAGAAGGACTTAATGAAGCAGAGAGTAGGGATTCCTATGTGGAGAGGGAGGTCCATAGCGTTGTtgaagaagaggacgacgatgtggaTGAGGCGGATATACTAGGGTTGAGCAATGCCGACATCATGGAACAGGTAGTACTCAAACCCGGCCCCATAATAAAGCTTACAATTAGTATAATAAGGTCGTGctaatatgacttttcatgtctggcttgacaggttgatAACATAGAGGAGATGGTTTGCAATGCTGACAGACACGGCGACGATGAGTTCAAAGGAGGCGAATTCAGAAAGTACAAGAGGATGATCGAAGACTCTAAGAAACCTTTCTATCCTGGTTGTGGATTGAAATACTCAAGGCTATTTGCGATGGTGAAGCTTTTCCAGTTGAAAGCAATCCACGGATGGAGTGATGGCAGTTTCAAGGAGTTGTTAGCACTCCTTAAGGACATGCTTCCACAAGGCAACACCGTCCCTGAGACCGTTTACGAGGCCAAACAGATTATCTGCCCGTTGGGATTGGAGGTGGAAAAGATCCATGCGTGCAAGAATGATTGCATTCTCTATCGTGGCTCGAATTATcaggaccttgagaagtgccctgtttgtggactcgatcgattcaaccgtagaaaagatggtggtgatgatgaggactgcaaCAGAACAAAGGGCGGACCTAAAAAGGTGTTTTGGTACTTTCCAATTGTTCCACGATTGGTGTGTTGgtttgcaaacaaaaaggagtcagaattgttgcgatggcacaaggagaagcataaggtggacgggttgataagacatcctgctgatgccacacaatggcggaacatagatttgcgatatcctaaatttgcggaagatccgaggaatattaggattgcaatgagcacagatggcatgaacccattcatgaacaatagcacacATAGCACCTAGCCAATTGTTCTGACGATATACAACCTTCCGCCTTGGTTGTGTAACAAACGGAAGTACATTATGTTGTCGGGCTTGATACCGGGGCCACATCAACCTGGGAATGACATCGACACTTATTTCAGTCCTTTGGTTGACGATCTGAAGTTGCTGTGATGTGAAGGAGTGGATGTCTGGGATgagtacaagcgtgagtactttcagcttcgagccattttgttcgcgactatcagtgactctccagcggcacggaacttgtccggacagagcaagaaagtaggttgtgagtgcccacattgtttgagagagacagactctgagtacttgagtgagtcaaa
Protein-coding sequences here:
- the LOC112892645 gene encoding serpin-Z2A-like encodes the protein MEEADVRPSKKARRLGAGSGLTLFALRLAKELSEGGSSGDNFVFSLLSIYDALSLVAAGAGSKTLDEFLALLNAASCDELAEFIRAMAESALADRSVSGGPLIAFASRVWHQETLALRPAYRAAAVESYKAKTRAADFLEKGL